The Antarcticibacterium sp. 1MA-6-2 genome has a window encoding:
- a CDS encoding PASTA domain-containing protein — protein sequence MSFFKFLFSKTFLIQLGLAVLALVLIAFITLQWLDFSTNQDQRIEVPDLGRLSLDVVEERLNEMDLRYEILDSANYNPDYPRYAVIEQAPLPGKYVKENRKIYLTLNPSGYRKVTIPENLIRRTRRQVEPTLKSLGFEIGDVTTKPDIGTDVLELRHRGRLLEPGDELMKTSVIDLVVGDGSGRFDMEEETDSLQVNDEYDYETESNDEF from the coding sequence ATGAGCTTTTTTAAATTTCTCTTTAGCAAAACCTTTTTGATTCAGTTAGGTTTGGCAGTATTAGCCCTGGTCCTAATTGCATTTATTACACTTCAGTGGCTGGACTTCAGCACCAACCAGGACCAAAGGATAGAGGTGCCAGATCTTGGCCGCTTATCCCTGGATGTGGTTGAGGAGCGTCTTAATGAGATGGATCTTCGGTATGAAATTTTAGATTCGGCTAATTACAATCCCGACTATCCTCGATATGCCGTTATTGAACAGGCGCCTCTGCCCGGAAAATATGTAAAAGAGAACAGAAAGATATATTTGACTCTAAACCCTTCCGGATACAGGAAAGTTACTATTCCCGAAAATTTAATTAGAAGGACCCGCAGACAGGTTGAGCCAACCCTAAAGTCTCTCGGCTTTGAAATTGGAGATGTTACTACAAAGCCAGACATAGGAACAGATGTACTGGAACTAAGACATCGCGGTCGATTGCTGGAGCCGGGTGATGAATTAATGAAAACATCGGTCATTGATCTTGTGGTGGGCGATGGATCAGGAAGATTTGATATGGAGGAAGAGACCGATTCTCTTCAGGTGAATGACGAATATGACTACGAAACAGAATCCAATGACGAATTCTAA
- the coaD gene encoding pantetheine-phosphate adenylyltransferase → MRRAVFPGSFDPVTLGHVDIIERALPLFDEIILAIGINADKKYAYPLEERVKFLKDTFQGEAKIKVDTYEGLTVDFCKEADASFILRGLRNSIDMEYEKTIGQANFKMSGIETVFLISSPGKSYISSTVVKDIKKNGGNFSHMVPEAVNK, encoded by the coding sequence ATGAGAAGAGCAGTATTTCCGGGATCTTTTGATCCTGTCACTTTAGGACATGTAGATATTATTGAACGAGCACTTCCTCTCTTCGATGAAATTATTCTTGCTATTGGTATAAATGCAGATAAAAAATATGCCTACCCTCTTGAAGAACGGGTAAAGTTTTTAAAAGACACATTTCAGGGGGAAGCAAAAATTAAAGTGGATACCTATGAAGGTCTTACGGTAGATTTCTGCAAGGAAGCAGATGCTAGTTTTATCCTTCGCGGACTCCGAAATTCCATTGATATGGAATATGAGAAGACCATTGGACAGGCAAACTTCAAAATGTCCGGAATAGAGACGGTGTTTTTAATTTCTTCTCCGGGAAAAAGCTACATCTCCTCTACTGTGGTAAAGGATATCAAAAAGAATGGAGGGAATTTTTCACATATGGTGCCGGAAGCAGTGAATAAATAA